Proteins encoded by one window of Mycolicibacterium sp. ND9-15:
- a CDS encoding Re/Si-specific NAD(P)(+) transhydrogenase subunit alpha yields the protein MIIGIPSESQAGETRVAATPQTVGALLKLGYTVVVESGAGAASSFADTAYEDAGAEIGDPWAADIVLKVNAPRDDEIALLKDGATLVSLISPALNPELVEKLSARPITVLAMDAVPRISRAQSLDVLSSMANIAGYRAVVEAAHSFGRFFTGQVTAAGKVPPAKVLVVGAGVSGLAAIGAAGSLGAIVKATDPRPEVADQVRSLGGEYVSIESAEAEVSTTGYAKEMGEDYKAREAALYSELAKDVDIIITTALIPGKPAPRIITADMVASMKPGSVIVDMAASNGGNVEGTVKDQAIVTDHGVTIIGYTDLAGRLPATASQLYGTNLVNLLKLLTPEKDGQFTLDFDDVVQRSVTVVRNGETTWPPPPVQVSAAPAAAAAPVEVGTAKQPMTTARRLGLTFAAAAVLFALIALSPAALQVHLTVFALAIVIGYYVIGNVHHALHTPLMSVTNAISGIIVVGALLQIGHGSVAITALATAAILLASINVFGGFAVTRRMLAMFTRS from the coding sequence ATGATCATCGGGATACCTAGCGAATCCCAGGCGGGTGAAACGCGGGTGGCCGCCACCCCGCAGACCGTCGGTGCACTCCTGAAACTGGGCTACACCGTCGTCGTCGAGTCGGGCGCGGGCGCTGCCTCCAGTTTCGCCGATACCGCCTACGAGGACGCCGGGGCGGAGATCGGTGACCCCTGGGCCGCCGACATCGTCCTCAAGGTCAACGCTCCCCGGGACGATGAGATCGCACTTCTCAAGGACGGCGCAACGCTGGTCAGCCTCATCTCCCCGGCGCTAAACCCGGAGCTCGTCGAGAAGCTGTCCGCCCGCCCCATCACCGTGCTGGCGATGGATGCCGTCCCGCGTATCTCGCGGGCGCAGTCGCTTGACGTGCTGTCGTCGATGGCGAACATCGCCGGATATCGGGCAGTCGTCGAGGCCGCGCACAGCTTCGGCCGGTTCTTCACCGGACAGGTGACCGCGGCCGGCAAGGTGCCCCCGGCGAAGGTGCTGGTGGTCGGCGCGGGGGTGTCCGGGTTGGCCGCCATCGGCGCGGCCGGCAGCCTCGGCGCGATCGTGAAAGCGACGGACCCGCGGCCGGAGGTCGCCGATCAGGTCCGTTCCCTCGGCGGGGAATACGTGTCGATCGAGTCGGCGGAGGCTGAAGTTTCGACGACCGGTTACGCCAAAGAGATGGGCGAGGACTACAAGGCCCGCGAGGCCGCGCTGTACTCCGAGCTGGCCAAGGACGTCGACATCATCATCACCACGGCGCTGATCCCGGGTAAGCCCGCACCGCGCATCATCACCGCGGACATGGTCGCGTCGATGAAGCCCGGAAGCGTGATCGTCGACATGGCCGCCTCCAACGGCGGCAACGTCGAGGGCACGGTGAAGGATCAGGCCATCGTCACCGACCACGGCGTGACCATCATCGGCTACACCGATCTGGCGGGGCGCCTGCCCGCAACCGCCTCGCAGCTATACGGCACCAATCTGGTGAACCTGCTCAAGTTGCTCACGCCGGAGAAGGACGGGCAGTTCACCCTGGACTTCGACGACGTCGTCCAGCGGTCGGTGACCGTGGTCCGCAACGGCGAGACCACGTGGCCGCCACCACCGGTCCAGGTGTCCGCGGCACCCGCGGCCGCTGCCGCGCCGGTGGAGGTCGGCACCGCCAAGCAACCGATGACGACCGCGCGGCGGCTGGGGTTGACGTTCGCCGCCGCGGCGGTGCTGTTCGCTCTGATCGCACTCTCGCCCGCCGCACTGCAGGTGCACCTGACCGTGTTCGCGTTGGCGATCGTGATCGGTTACTACGTGATCGGCAACGTGCACCACGCACTGCACACCCCGCTGATGTCGGTGACCAACGCGATCTCCGGCATCATCGTCGTCGGCGCGCTGTTGCAGATCGGCCACGGAAGTGTCGCCATCACCGCACTGGCAACGGCAGCGATCCTGCTTGCCAGCATCAACGTCTTCGGCGGCTTCGCGGTGACCCGCCGCATGCTGGCGATGTTCACGAGGAGCTAG
- a CDS encoding TetR/AcrR family transcriptional regulator, with protein MTSSDAGTGNGRTRRDELLAVATKLFAARGYHGTRMDDIADAVGLNKATVYHYYASKSLILYDIYKGAADFTVDALHDDPSASARETIYHFTRRLLVGIASDIERAAVYFQEGPYISEWFTEDQVAYIREKETQVYEHVRDVIDRGIASGEFYDCDSHVLALGYIGMTLGAYRWLRPHGRRTAAEIAVEFSTALLRGLIRDESVRADSPLGIQVDALSGEPDAAAAP; from the coding sequence ATGACCTCTTCGGACGCCGGCACCGGAAACGGGAGGACTCGTCGCGATGAGTTGTTGGCCGTCGCCACCAAGCTCTTCGCCGCGCGCGGGTATCACGGCACCCGCATGGACGACATCGCCGACGCGGTGGGCCTGAACAAGGCGACCGTCTACCACTACTACGCCAGCAAGTCGCTGATCCTCTACGACATCTACAAGGGCGCCGCCGACTTCACCGTCGACGCGCTGCACGACGATCCGTCGGCGTCGGCCCGCGAGACGATCTACCACTTCACCCGGCGACTGCTGGTGGGCATCGCCAGCGACATCGAGCGCGCGGCGGTGTACTTCCAGGAGGGCCCCTACATCAGCGAGTGGTTCACCGAGGACCAGGTGGCCTACATCCGCGAAAAGGAGACCCAGGTCTACGAGCACGTGCGCGACGTGATCGACCGCGGCATCGCCAGCGGCGAGTTCTACGACTGCGACTCCCATGTGCTGGCGTTGGGCTACATCGGCATGACGCTGGGCGCCTATCGCTGGCTGCGGCCCCACGGCAGGCGCACGGCGGCCGAAATCGCCGTCGAGTTCAGCACGGCGCTGCTGCGCGGCTTGATCCGCGACGAGTCGGTGCGGGCGGACTCGCCGTTGGGCATTCAGGTGGACGCACTGTCCGGCGAACCCGACGCTGCGGCCGCGCCGTGA
- a CDS encoding acyl-CoA dehydrogenase — translation MKSLLLSRRDLDFLLYEWLRVDELTERERFAEHSRETFDAVLDLCEQLATRYFATHNKKSDTCEPTFDGEKVTVIPEVKEAWDAFAQADLMAMAMEHRLGGAQLPATVAQAAVAWFSAANLSTTGYLMLTIANANLLARFGTEEQIDGFVKPMLAGRFSGTMALSETQAGSSLADILTRAEPQEGGSYRLFGSKMWISGAEHELTDNIVNLVLAKIPGGPPGTKGISLFIVPKYLLDADGAIGERNDVVLAGLNHKMGQRGITNTVLNLGEGAYTPGGRPGAVGYLVGEAHRGIAYMFTMMNEARLGVGMGAVALGYTGYLKSVEYARERPQGRPLTSNNPSTPQVPIIAHPDVKRMLLAQKAYAEGGLALLLYCAKLVDLAHSAASDEERDSTTLLLEMLTPVGKSWPSQWCLEANSLAIQVHGGYGYTREYDVEQHYRDNRLNPIHEGTHGIQSLDLLGRKVPARGGAGLAAVGTAIGRTVAEAGALGGQTAEHAVLLDAAWQRLAAVTAEIFGSGDIEAAMANSVVYLEAFGHIVVAWIWLQQEVAAHGHDGDFYDGKRQAARYFFRYELPKTAPQLDLLASLDRTTLEMRDSWF, via the coding sequence GTGAAGTCGCTCCTGCTGTCGCGCCGCGACCTGGACTTCCTTCTCTATGAGTGGTTGCGGGTCGACGAGCTGACCGAACGCGAGCGGTTCGCCGAGCATTCACGCGAGACCTTCGACGCCGTGCTGGATCTGTGCGAGCAGTTGGCGACGCGGTACTTCGCGACGCACAACAAGAAGAGCGACACCTGCGAGCCGACCTTCGACGGCGAGAAGGTCACGGTCATACCGGAGGTCAAGGAAGCCTGGGATGCGTTCGCGCAGGCCGACCTCATGGCGATGGCGATGGAGCACCGGCTCGGTGGCGCGCAGTTGCCCGCCACCGTGGCGCAGGCCGCGGTTGCCTGGTTCTCCGCGGCGAACCTCAGCACGACCGGTTACCTGATGCTCACGATCGCCAACGCGAACCTGTTGGCCCGGTTCGGCACCGAGGAGCAGATCGACGGGTTCGTCAAACCGATGCTGGCCGGCCGGTTCTCGGGGACCATGGCGCTGTCGGAGACGCAGGCGGGTTCGTCGTTGGCCGATATCCTGACCCGCGCCGAACCGCAGGAGGGCGGCAGCTATCGGCTGTTCGGGTCGAAGATGTGGATCTCCGGGGCCGAGCACGAACTGACCGACAACATCGTCAACCTGGTGCTCGCCAAGATCCCCGGCGGGCCGCCGGGCACCAAGGGCATCTCGCTGTTCATCGTGCCCAAGTACCTGCTCGATGCGGACGGTGCGATCGGCGAACGTAACGACGTGGTGCTGGCCGGGCTGAACCACAAGATGGGGCAGCGCGGTATCACGAACACTGTGCTGAACCTCGGCGAGGGCGCCTACACCCCCGGCGGCCGGCCGGGGGCGGTCGGCTACCTCGTCGGCGAGGCCCACCGCGGCATCGCCTACATGTTCACGATGATGAACGAGGCACGTCTCGGGGTCGGGATGGGCGCGGTCGCGCTCGGCTACACCGGCTACCTCAAATCGGTGGAGTACGCCCGCGAGCGCCCCCAGGGCCGTCCGCTCACCTCCAACAATCCCTCGACACCGCAGGTCCCGATCATCGCGCACCCGGATGTGAAACGAATGTTGTTGGCGCAGAAGGCGTATGCCGAAGGCGGGCTGGCGCTGCTGTTGTACTGCGCGAAGCTGGTCGATCTTGCGCACAGCGCCGCTTCCGACGAGGAGCGGGACAGCACCACACTGCTGCTGGAGATGCTGACCCCGGTCGGCAAGAGCTGGCCGTCGCAATGGTGTCTGGAAGCCAACAGCCTGGCCATCCAGGTGCACGGCGGATACGGCTACACCCGCGAGTACGACGTCGAGCAGCACTACCGCGACAACCGGCTCAATCCCATCCACGAGGGCACGCACGGAATCCAGAGCCTTGACCTGTTGGGCCGAAAGGTCCCCGCGCGCGGCGGGGCCGGCCTGGCCGCGGTGGGCACCGCGATCGGGCGGACGGTGGCGGAGGCGGGCGCGCTCGGCGGCCAGACCGCCGAGCACGCAGTCTTGCTCGACGCCGCATGGCAACGCCTCGCCGCCGTGACCGCCGAGATATTCGGCTCCGGCGATATCGAGGCCGCGATGGCCAACAGCGTGGTCTACCTCGAGGCGTTCGGGCACATCGTCGTCGCCTGGATCTGGTTGCAGCAGGAGGTTGCCGCGCACGGTCATGACGGAGACTTCTATGACGGTAAGCGTCAGGCCGCCCGTTACTTCTTCCGCTACGAACTGCCCAAGACCGCACCGCAACTCGACCTCCTCGCGAGCCTGGACCGCACCACCCTGGAGATGCGCGACAGCTGGTTCTGA
- a CDS encoding IS5 family transposase (programmed frameshift), with the protein MSRFELLSDAQWALIEDLLPVRTGKRGRPFQNARSMVEGIIYRYRCGIAWRDVPEAFGPWQSIWTWHRRMSADGTWDSVLARLLAAAEEAGIIDWAVAVDSTIARAHQHATNVTRHTQGAGSNYTNPGVEPPDHGIGRSRGGLTSKIHHLVDGRGRPMVVLVGPGQAHDGPVFEHLLAHLKVDRRRGGRARTRPDRVRGDRAYSSRVTRTRLRRRGIGAVIPEPSDQIAHRKRRGSRGGRPPAFDAEDYKGRNVVERNFNVVKQWRGLATRYDKLAIVYRGAAVLRAITLWLPHLSDTP; encoded by the exons ATGTCGCGATTCGAGTTGTTGTCCGATGCCCAGTGGGCGTTGATCGAGGATCTGTTGCCAGTGCGGACGGGCAAGCGGGGCAGGCCTTTCCAGAATGCCCGCTCGATGGTGGAGGGGATCATCTATCGGTATCGGTGTGGAATCGCCTGGCGTGATGTTCCCGAGGCGTTTGGGCCGTGGCAGTCGATCTGGACCTGGCATCGACGGATGAGTGCCGATGGCACCTGGGACAGCGTGTTGGCGCGGTTGCTAGCCGCCGCCGAGGAGGCCGGGATCATCGATTGGGCGGTGGCCGTGGATTCCACGATTGCGCGCGCCCATCAGCACGCCACGAACGTCACCCGCCA CACACAGGGGGCTGGGTCGAATTACACGAATCCGGGCGTCGAGCCGCCTGACCACGGTATCGGTCGCTCACGCGGCGGGCTGACCAGCAAGATCCATCACCTCGTCGACGGCCGAGGACGACCCATGGTGGTGCTTGTGGGCCCTGGCCAAGCCCACGACGGGCCGGTGTTCGAGCATTTGCTCGCGCACTTGAAAGTGGACCGCCGCCGCGGTGGCCGAGCGCGTACTCGTCCTGATCGCGTCCGCGGGGATCGGGCCTATTCCAGCCGCGTGACCCGCACTCGACTCCGCCGGCGCGGCATCGGCGCAGTGATTCCCGAACCGTCCGATCAGATCGCCCACCGCAAGCGGCGAGGATCGCGCGGCGGACGACCACCGGCTTTCGACGCCGAGGATTACAAGGGCCGCAACGTCGTTGAACGCAACTTCAACGTCGTTAAGCAATGGCGCGGATTGGCCACCCGCTACGACAAACTCGCCATCGTCTACCGCGGCGCAGCAGTCCTACGCGCCATCACCCTCTGGCTACCCCATTTATCAGACACGCCCTAG
- a CDS encoding alcohol dehydrogenase catalytic domain-containing protein has product MRIRGAVLEETGRSRPYAESRPLSVGELELAPPGPGELLVRIEAAGLCHSDLSVVDGNRARPVPMLLGHEAAGVVEEVGAGVTDVAMGTRVVMTFLPRCGDCAACATDGLTPCEPGSAANAAGTLMAGERRLSRDGRPVHHHLGVSGFAGHAVVDRRSAEPVPGDVPAVEASLLGCAVLTGGGAVINAGRPRPGDTVAVVGLGGVGMAAALTALAQDDVRVVGVDRLPGKLERARAIGVHDVCTPEEARERGLKAAVVIEAVGDPAALEAAVDLTAAGGRTVTVGLPRSDARISLSPLGFVAEGRSLVGSYLGSAVPSREIPYFVGLWRAGRLPVGSLVSSTITLDEINSGMDELADGRALRQVIRFD; this is encoded by the coding sequence ATGAGGATCCGCGGTGCCGTGTTGGAGGAGACCGGCCGCTCCCGGCCGTACGCCGAGTCGAGGCCACTGTCGGTCGGGGAACTCGAGCTGGCGCCGCCGGGGCCGGGTGAGCTGCTCGTGCGCATCGAGGCGGCCGGGCTGTGCCACTCCGACCTGTCGGTGGTCGACGGCAACCGGGCCCGGCCGGTGCCGATGCTGCTCGGCCACGAGGCCGCCGGCGTCGTCGAGGAGGTCGGCGCCGGTGTCACCGACGTGGCTATGGGCACCCGCGTGGTGATGACGTTCCTGCCTCGGTGCGGCGACTGCGCGGCGTGCGCGACCGACGGCCTGACCCCTTGCGAGCCGGGCAGCGCGGCCAACGCGGCGGGCACGTTGATGGCCGGTGAACGCCGGCTGTCGCGCGACGGCCGCCCCGTCCACCACCACCTCGGCGTTTCCGGTTTCGCCGGCCACGCCGTGGTCGACCGGCGCTCGGCGGAGCCGGTACCCGGCGACGTGCCCGCGGTCGAGGCCTCGCTGCTCGGCTGCGCGGTGCTGACCGGCGGTGGCGCGGTGATCAACGCCGGCCGACCCCGGCCGGGCGACACCGTGGCGGTCGTCGGGCTCGGCGGCGTCGGCATGGCGGCAGCGCTCACCGCGCTGGCCCAGGACGACGTCCGTGTGGTGGGCGTCGACCGGCTGCCCGGCAAGCTCGAGCGGGCACGTGCCATCGGTGTGCACGACGTATGCACCCCAGAGGAGGCGCGCGAGCGCGGGCTCAAAGCGGCCGTCGTGATCGAAGCCGTCGGCGATCCGGCTGCCCTCGAGGCCGCGGTCGACCTCACCGCCGCGGGCGGGCGGACGGTCACGGTCGGCCTGCCCCGTTCTGACGCGCGAATATCTTTGTCGCCGTTGGGGTTTGTCGCCGAAGGTCGGTCGCTGGTCGGCAGCTATCTGGGTTCGGCGGTGCCTTCGCGGGAGATCCCCTACTTTGTGGGATTGTGGCGCGCGGGACGGCTGCCCGTGGGGTCACTGGTGTCCTCGACGATCACGCTCGACGAAATCAACTCGGGCATGGACGAACTCGCCGACGGCAGGGCGCTGCGTCAGGTCATCCGCTTCGACTAG
- a CDS encoding acyl-CoA thioesterase produces the protein MTEREPAVTPREDDFPVHWPVTTRWADNDMFGHLNNAVYYALFDTAINGWINTSIKVDPLTVPWLGVVAESGCRYLAELRFPEPLSVGLAVTRLGTSSVTYQLGLWAQDGPVAAVGHWVHVYVARAGRRPVPIPEPIRGLLEMARVDPGV, from the coding sequence ATGACCGAGCGGGAACCGGCCGTCACGCCACGCGAAGACGACTTCCCGGTGCACTGGCCTGTGACGACCAGGTGGGCAGACAACGACATGTTCGGCCACCTCAACAACGCGGTGTACTACGCGTTGTTCGACACGGCGATCAACGGCTGGATCAACACCAGCATCAAGGTCGATCCGCTGACGGTGCCGTGGCTGGGGGTGGTGGCCGAATCGGGCTGCCGGTACCTGGCCGAGTTGCGGTTCCCGGAACCACTTTCGGTCGGCCTGGCGGTGACGCGGTTGGGCACCAGCAGCGTCACGTACCAATTGGGGCTGTGGGCTCAGGACGGTCCGGTCGCTGCGGTCGGGCACTGGGTGCATGTCTACGTCGCCAGGGCCGGTCGCAGGCCGGTGCCGATCCCGGAGCCGATCCGCGGCCTGCTGGAAATGGCGCGCGTCGACCCCGGCGTGTAG
- a CDS encoding SRPBCC family protein translates to MPLVSKTVEVAASAEAIMGIVADFESYPQWNDEIHGCWVLARYNDGRPSQLRLDVVVQGQAGTFITAVYYPGENQIFTVLQQGDHFEKQEQKFSVVPIGATSLLTVDLDVETRLPIPKPMVKKAIGDTLDYLADNLKARAEQLAAK, encoded by the coding sequence ATGCCGCTCGTGAGCAAGACCGTCGAGGTGGCCGCCTCCGCCGAGGCGATCATGGGGATCGTCGCGGACTTCGAGTCCTACCCGCAGTGGAACGACGAGATCCACGGGTGCTGGGTGCTGGCGCGCTACAACGACGGTCGCCCCAGCCAGTTACGCCTCGACGTGGTCGTGCAAGGCCAGGCCGGCACGTTCATCACTGCGGTGTACTACCCGGGCGAAAACCAGATCTTCACCGTGCTGCAGCAGGGCGACCACTTCGAGAAGCAGGAGCAGAAGTTCTCCGTGGTGCCGATCGGCGCGACGTCACTGTTGACCGTCGACCTCGACGTCGAGACCAGGCTGCCCATCCCGAAGCCGATGGTGAAGAAGGCGATTGGTGACACGCTGGACTACCTGGCCGACAACCTCAAGGCCCGCGCCGAGCAGTTGGCCGCGAAGTAG
- a CDS encoding GntR family transcriptional regulator, translating to MNAPTARRPRPQRGVRREQLSDEVAARLRADIMTGVLRPGTFVRLDETAAALGVSITPVREALRTLRGEGMVQLEPHRGHVVVPLTRTDVEDIFWLQAAIAKELAATAAVRITEAEIDELDRLNDELAAAVGRHATEEVATAEFAFHRVFNRSTGRIKLAWFLLHVARYLPGQIYAGDPQWGVSAVAGHRQLIAALRRRDVATVVALTAGEFTDGAQRLIVRLDEAGLWS from the coding sequence GTGAACGCACCAACCGCACGGCGGCCGAGGCCGCAGCGCGGGGTCCGGCGCGAGCAGCTGTCCGACGAGGTCGCGGCGCGGTTGCGCGCCGACATCATGACCGGCGTCCTGCGACCGGGCACCTTCGTCCGGCTCGACGAGACCGCTGCGGCGCTCGGGGTGAGCATCACCCCCGTGCGTGAGGCGCTACGCACGCTGCGCGGCGAAGGCATGGTGCAACTCGAACCGCACCGCGGGCATGTGGTGGTACCGCTGACGCGCACCGACGTCGAGGACATCTTCTGGCTGCAGGCCGCGATCGCCAAGGAGCTGGCGGCCACCGCCGCGGTCCGCATCACCGAGGCCGAGATCGACGAGTTGGACCGTCTCAACGACGAACTGGCCGCCGCCGTCGGGAGGCATGCGACGGAGGAGGTCGCCACGGCGGAGTTCGCCTTCCATCGGGTGTTCAACCGGTCCACCGGCCGCATCAAGCTGGCGTGGTTCCTTCTCCACGTCGCCCGCTACCTGCCCGGCCAGATTTACGCCGGCGACCCGCAGTGGGGCGTGTCGGCGGTGGCCGGTCACCGTCAGCTGATCGCGGCGCTTCGCCGACGTGACGTGGCGACCGTCGTCGCGCTGACCGCCGGCGAGTTCACCGACGGCGCGCAGCGGCTGATCGTGCGCCTCGACGAGGCGGGGCTGTGGAGCTAA
- the fadD5 gene encoding fatty-acid--CoA ligase FadD5: MFDQISTTRNPHQTEQQQLIEPDPTSQPYLARRQNWTNQLARHALMQPDATALRYLGRTTTWRELDQRVGALAAALCRHGVASGDRVLILMLNRTEYVESFLAVNKLGAIAVPVNFRMTPPEIAFLVSDCQAKVVITEAVLANVATAVRDLPDVSATLTTVIVAGGATEQDVVGYDDLIAEAGEAPEITRATVDIPNDAPALIMYTSGTTGHPKGAVLTHTNLAGQALTFLFTNGADINHDVGFIGVPLFHIAGIGNMIPGLLLGRPTVIYPLGAFNPDELLDVLEAEQVTGIFLVPAQWQAVCAAQQARPRTLRLRALSWGAAPASDTLLRQMAETFPGSQILAAFGQTEMSPVTCMLLGEDAIRKLGSVGKVIPTVSARVVDDDMNDVPVGQVGEIVYRAPTLMAGYWNNPQATAEAFAGGWFHSGDLVRQDEEGYVWVVDRKKDMIISGGENIYCAEVENALAAHPAIAEVAVIGRPDQRWGEVPVAVVALSAGDQDDLDLRALDAFLDQRLARYKHPKAVEVVDALPRNPAGKVLKTELRTRFGSAISIDAGESSATPTFSAAAQKD; this comes from the coding sequence ATGTTTGATCAAATATCAACGACGCGCAACCCACATCAGACGGAGCAGCAGCAGTTGATCGAGCCGGATCCCACCTCGCAGCCGTATCTCGCCCGGAGGCAGAACTGGACGAACCAGTTGGCTCGCCACGCCCTGATGCAGCCGGATGCCACTGCGCTGCGGTACCTCGGCCGCACGACAACCTGGCGCGAACTCGATCAGCGGGTGGGTGCGCTGGCCGCAGCGCTGTGCCGACACGGGGTGGCCTCCGGCGACCGCGTGCTGATCCTCATGCTGAACCGCACGGAGTACGTCGAGTCATTCCTGGCCGTCAACAAGCTCGGCGCGATCGCGGTCCCCGTCAACTTCCGGATGACCCCACCCGAAATCGCGTTTCTGGTCAGCGACTGCCAGGCCAAGGTGGTTATCACCGAGGCGGTGCTGGCCAACGTCGCGACCGCCGTGCGTGACCTCCCCGACGTTTCAGCGACGTTGACCACCGTGATCGTCGCCGGCGGCGCTACCGAACAAGACGTGGTCGGCTACGACGACCTGATCGCCGAAGCCGGTGAGGCCCCCGAAATCACGCGTGCCACCGTGGACATCCCCAACGACGCTCCGGCCCTGATCATGTACACCTCCGGGACCACCGGCCATCCCAAGGGCGCCGTGCTCACCCACACCAACCTCGCCGGCCAGGCGCTGACATTCCTGTTCACCAACGGCGCCGACATCAACCACGACGTCGGCTTCATCGGCGTGCCCCTGTTCCACATCGCCGGCATCGGCAACATGATTCCCGGCCTGCTGTTGGGACGGCCGACGGTGATCTACCCGTTGGGCGCGTTCAATCCGGACGAACTTCTCGACGTGCTCGAGGCCGAGCAGGTCACCGGGATCTTCCTGGTGCCCGCTCAGTGGCAGGCGGTGTGTGCCGCACAGCAGGCGCGGCCCCGCACCCTGCGTCTGCGGGCGCTGTCCTGGGGCGCCGCTCCTGCGTCGGACACCCTGCTGCGCCAGATGGCCGAGACCTTCCCCGGCAGTCAGATCCTCGCCGCGTTCGGCCAGACGGAGATGTCGCCGGTGACCTGCATGTTGTTGGGCGAGGACGCCATTCGCAAGCTCGGTTCGGTCGGCAAGGTGATCCCCACCGTCTCCGCCCGCGTGGTGGACGACGACATGAACGACGTCCCGGTCGGCCAGGTCGGCGAGATCGTCTACCGCGCACCGACGTTGATGGCCGGCTACTGGAACAATCCGCAAGCCACCGCGGAAGCGTTCGCCGGCGGCTGGTTCCACTCCGGAGACCTCGTCCGGCAGGACGAGGAGGGCTACGTCTGGGTCGTCGACCGCAAGAAGGACATGATCATCTCCGGCGGCGAGAACATCTATTGCGCGGAGGTGGAGAACGCGCTCGCCGCCCACCCGGCCATCGCCGAGGTCGCGGTGATCGGGCGCCCGGACCAGAGATGGGGTGAGGTACCGGTTGCGGTCGTCGCACTCAGCGCAGGCGATCAGGACGACCTCGACCTGCGCGCGCTCGATGCGTTCCTCGACCAGCGGCTGGCCCGGTATAAGCACCCGAAGGCCGTCGAGGTCGTCGACGCGTTGCCGCGCAATCCCGCCGGCAAAGTCCTGAAAACCGAATTGCGCACCCGATTCGGGTCCGCAATTTCGATTGACGCGGGCGAAAGTTCCGCTACGCCAACGTTTTCTGCTGCGGCGCAGAAGGACTAG
- a CDS encoding MlaE family ABC transporter permease codes for MTASTGIRDYVRDQTRPALEAVGGFTRMCVLTGKALLRPFQWREFILQSWFLFRVSFLPTLAVSAPLTVLLIFLLNILLAEFGAADVSGAGAAIGAVTQLGPLVTVLVVAGAGSTAICADLGARTIREEIDALEVLGIDPIHRLVVPRVVASTFVALLLNGAVVTIGLVGGFIFGVYLQNVSAGAYVSTLTLITGLPEVVISIVKAGTFGLIAGLVGCYRGLTVSGGAKGVGTAVNETLVLCVIALFAVNVVLTTIGVRFGTGR; via the coding sequence GTGACGGCATCGACCGGGATTCGAGACTACGTCCGCGATCAGACCAGGCCTGCGCTGGAGGCCGTGGGCGGTTTCACGCGGATGTGCGTCCTCACCGGCAAGGCCCTCCTGCGCCCTTTTCAGTGGCGTGAGTTCATCCTGCAGAGCTGGTTCCTGTTCCGGGTGTCGTTTCTACCCACCCTGGCGGTGTCGGCGCCGCTGACGGTGCTCCTCATCTTCCTGCTCAACATCCTGCTGGCGGAGTTCGGCGCCGCCGACGTGTCCGGCGCCGGCGCGGCGATCGGCGCGGTAACCCAGCTAGGGCCGTTGGTGACAGTGCTTGTCGTGGCCGGGGCCGGCTCCACCGCCATCTGCGCGGACCTCGGAGCGCGCACCATCCGTGAGGAAATCGACGCGCTCGAGGTGCTCGGCATCGATCCGATCCATCGCCTCGTGGTACCGCGTGTGGTCGCCTCTACGTTCGTTGCACTGCTGCTCAACGGCGCCGTGGTGACCATTGGCCTGGTCGGTGGCTTCATCTTCGGCGTGTACCTACAGAACGTCTCCGCGGGCGCCTACGTGTCCACGCTGACGCTGATCACCGGCTTGCCCGAGGTAGTGATCTCCATCGTGAAGGCCGGCACGTTCGGCCTGATCGCGGGGCTGGTCGGTTGCTACCGCGGCCTCACGGTGTCTGGTGGCGCCAAGGGCGTCGGCACCGCGGTCAACGAAACATTGGTGCTGTGTGTGATCGCGCTGTTCGCCGTCAACGTGGTGCTGACCACGATCGGTGTCCGGTTCGGAACGGGGCGCTGA